In a genomic window of Vibrio gigantis:
- a CDS encoding MFS transporter yields MFDRTASWKTPHNFLLLISIVVPIAFSSWMALLNNFVIEKANFDGADIGLLQSVREIPGFLAFTVVFVLAFIREQRFMLISLAMLTVGTAITGLFPSLTGLLLTTILMSTGFHYFETLKQSLSLQWLSKEEAPEMLGKMISVGALASLLTYGSIWVMLEQLKFDFAWVYGITGGIGFILVLVMTFGFPEFQTKTQQNKKLVLRKRYWLYYALTFMSGARRQIFTVFAGFLMVEKFGYSAADVTLLFLVNYLFNFLFAKRIGRFIGVVGERKALIFEYVGLIGVFVGYGLVQSAEWAAALYVVDHLFFALALAIKTYFQKIADPADMASTAGVSFTINHIAAVVIPVVFGVIWLSSPATVFYIGAAMAAVSLALSLNIPKTPEEGNEVRMFSWR; encoded by the coding sequence ATGTTCGATAGAACCGCGAGCTGGAAAACGCCGCATAACTTCTTATTACTGATTTCGATTGTTGTACCTATCGCGTTTTCGAGCTGGATGGCTCTGCTTAATAACTTCGTGATTGAGAAAGCGAACTTTGATGGTGCGGATATTGGCTTATTACAAAGTGTTCGTGAGATCCCAGGCTTTCTGGCGTTTACAGTGGTGTTTGTGTTGGCTTTCATTCGTGAGCAACGCTTCATGTTGATATCGCTAGCGATGCTGACCGTGGGCACGGCGATTACCGGCTTATTCCCTTCACTGACAGGCCTGTTGCTCACCACTATTTTGATGTCGACGGGTTTCCATTATTTTGAAACGCTGAAGCAATCTTTGTCACTGCAATGGCTAAGTAAAGAAGAAGCGCCAGAGATGCTAGGCAAAATGATCTCGGTGGGTGCGCTTGCGTCTCTACTCACCTATGGCTCTATTTGGGTGATGCTAGAACAGCTAAAATTCGATTTCGCTTGGGTATACGGAATTACCGGAGGCATCGGTTTCATTTTAGTATTGGTGATGACCTTTGGTTTCCCTGAGTTTCAAACCAAGACCCAACAGAATAAGAAGTTAGTGCTAAGAAAGCGTTACTGGCTGTACTACGCACTGACGTTTATGAGTGGCGCGAGAAGACAGATCTTCACCGTGTTTGCGGGCTTCTTGATGGTAGAAAAGTTCGGTTACTCCGCTGCCGATGTCACACTACTGTTCTTAGTGAACTACCTGTTTAACTTCTTGTTTGCAAAGCGCATTGGACGATTTATCGGTGTGGTTGGTGAGCGCAAAGCGCTTATCTTCGAGTATGTGGGTTTGATTGGTGTGTTTGTTGGTTATGGCTTGGTGCAAAGTGCAGAATGGGCGGCGGCACTCTACGTTGTCGATCACCTGTTTTTTGCATTGGCATTGGCTATCAAAACCTACTTCCAGAAAATCGCAGACCCTGCTGACATGGCTTCCACCGCAGGTGTCTCTTTCACCATAAACCATATTGCAGCGGTCGTTATTCCAGTTGTGTTCGGTGTGATTTGGTTGTCGTCCCCTGCCACGGTGTTCTACATTGGTGCAGCAATGGCAGCGGTTTCTTTAGCGCTCTCTTTAAACATTCCTAAGACACCTGAAGAAGGTAATGAAGTGCGAATGTTTAGCTGGCGTTAA
- a CDS encoding GNAT family N-acetyltransferase, giving the protein MQAVKWEQEVNQITVELEPNQFAVVKYQKDGDVLHITSTRIPDELQGKGFGKVMMESVLPEIEQAGFKVVPVCSYVVHYMNRQKQWSHLLSDKA; this is encoded by the coding sequence ATGCAGGCAGTAAAATGGGAACAAGAAGTGAACCAGATCACGGTTGAGCTAGAACCGAACCAGTTCGCGGTCGTTAAGTATCAAAAGGACGGAGATGTACTGCATATCACGTCGACACGCATTCCTGACGAACTGCAAGGTAAGGGCTTTGGTAAGGTGATGATGGAGTCTGTATTACCTGAAATTGAACAGGCTGGCTTTAAAGTTGTTCCAGTGTGTAGCTACGTGGTGCACTACATGAACAGGCAAAAACAGTGGTCACATCTTCTATCTGATAAAGCATAG
- a CDS encoding phosphotransferase, producing the protein MSQPISSNSLAQQQASSSQNQPELYQKIATSLGFDHGFDVQVIQRLWGGYGELVRLVFAKESSASMNSVIVKHVALPDKAEHPKGWNTKLSHQRKVHSYQVETAWYQSFTQQWDERCPVPVGLECELAENEWLIVMQDLADIGFPLTSQFDVLTVSDESAGGEQYNAYTSVDVKQRNACLKWLANFHAKHININQQQSSSLWPVGTYWHLDTRPDELNALADLPLKYQAQRIDRLLRECPYPTLVHGDAKLANFCFDSESDRAAAVDFQYVGHGCAMKDVALFMSSAVRPQDCAELEPQILENYFQYLKQALAHYQPQLSFDDVEAAWRPMFYVAWADFQRFVKGWSPKHWKINPYTERLTLQVITQLDEQESVNVR; encoded by the coding sequence ATGTCTCAACCAATATCCTCAAACAGCCTTGCTCAACAACAAGCGAGTTCAAGTCAAAATCAACCTGAGCTTTATCAAAAAATAGCGACCTCACTGGGTTTTGACCATGGGTTTGATGTCCAAGTCATTCAACGCTTGTGGGGCGGATACGGCGAGTTAGTTCGCTTAGTCTTTGCTAAAGAGAGTAGCGCTTCGATGAACAGCGTTATTGTTAAACATGTCGCGTTGCCAGATAAAGCAGAACACCCCAAAGGTTGGAATACTAAATTATCTCACCAACGAAAAGTGCACTCTTACCAAGTTGAGACCGCATGGTATCAATCCTTCACCCAACAATGGGATGAGCGCTGCCCTGTGCCTGTTGGGTTAGAATGTGAATTAGCAGAGAACGAATGGCTTATCGTGATGCAAGACTTAGCAGATATCGGCTTCCCACTAACCTCTCAATTCGATGTGCTCACCGTTTCTGATGAATCAGCTGGCGGCGAGCAGTATAATGCTTATACCTCTGTTGACGTTAAACAGCGCAATGCTTGCTTAAAATGGTTGGCTAACTTTCACGCAAAGCACATCAATATCAATCAACAACAGTCGTCATCATTGTGGCCCGTCGGTACTTATTGGCATCTAGACACACGTCCAGATGAACTCAATGCCTTAGCTGACTTACCTTTGAAATATCAAGCGCAACGCATCGATCGTTTATTGAGAGAGTGCCCGTATCCAACCTTAGTACACGGCGATGCCAAGCTCGCAAATTTTTGTTTTGATTCAGAAAGCGACCGCGCCGCAGCCGTCGACTTCCAATATGTCGGTCATGGTTGTGCGATGAAAGACGTGGCCTTGTTCATGAGCAGCGCAGTTAGGCCGCAAGATTGTGCCGAGCTTGAACCCCAGATATTAGAGAATTACTTCCAATACTTGAAACAGGCACTCGCGCATTATCAGCCACAACTTTCTTTCGACGATGTCGAAGCCGCATGGCGACCAATGTTTTACGTGGCATGGGCTGATTTCCAACGATTCGTAAAAGGCTGGAGCCCAAAACACTGGAAGATTAACCCGTATACTGAGCGGTTGACCTTACAAGTGATCACTCAATTAGACGAACAGGAGTCCGTCAATGTTCGATAG
- a CDS encoding MATE family efflux transporter: MAINLKTDPISKSFYQYLWPALTGMVIKSLFIMGDAWFVGRGVGPDGLGAIALTIPAFSIFTAIAMMVGIGGAALMSIEVGKGNTTSGQTLFSQSMLSTAVLSTISVSIALYFLDDMIALMGASGYMAELTHDYLSVMLPFFVLYSLAWVMSCFVRNDTNPKLATYAMSIGAIVNLVLDYFFVLEWGWGMKGAAYGTAIAQGVIACILLSHFVRRQGTLEMSLKGIGLSKLPSILKIGTPTFFIEVTAAMTILLFNYVLLHQFGENHIIAYGLTANVGVFALFVMVGIAQACQPIISFNHGANQPNRIEAIFLLGLKSAIGSGLVFMGIVYLFAPQIAALYLGASSDLIGLSATALTFFFFAVPLMGVNLVIANLFQATAKPKQATLISLGRGFVFVALGIVILPKLFPEQGIWASILFAETLTAIVSLSMLRSYKKRFTGALEKQVA; the protein is encoded by the coding sequence ATGGCCATCAACCTTAAAACCGATCCTATATCCAAATCCTTTTATCAATATCTTTGGCCAGCGCTCACTGGCATGGTGATCAAATCCCTTTTCATCATGGGAGATGCATGGTTCGTCGGGCGCGGAGTTGGCCCTGATGGACTTGGTGCCATTGCTTTAACCATCCCTGCTTTTTCAATATTCACCGCCATCGCGATGATGGTGGGCATTGGTGGTGCGGCTCTTATGTCTATCGAAGTCGGCAAAGGGAACACAACGTCAGGTCAAACCCTGTTTAGCCAATCCATGCTCAGTACCGCTGTGCTTAGCACCATTTCAGTCAGCATTGCTCTGTATTTTCTAGACGACATGATTGCGTTAATGGGCGCTTCTGGTTACATGGCTGAACTGACTCACGATTACCTGTCTGTGATGCTGCCATTCTTTGTGTTGTACTCATTAGCTTGGGTCATGTCGTGCTTTGTTCGTAACGATACCAACCCAAAACTGGCGACTTACGCGATGTCGATAGGTGCCATAGTCAATCTCGTGTTGGATTATTTCTTCGTACTAGAGTGGGGCTGGGGAATGAAAGGGGCTGCTTACGGCACAGCCATTGCCCAAGGTGTTATCGCTTGTATTCTATTAAGCCACTTTGTACGTAGACAAGGCACCTTGGAAATGAGCTTAAAAGGGATTGGTTTGAGCAAACTGCCAAGCATCCTAAAAATAGGTACGCCGACATTCTTCATTGAAGTAACTGCAGCGATGACAATCTTATTGTTCAACTACGTGTTGCTGCATCAGTTTGGTGAGAATCATATTATCGCCTATGGCTTAACGGCAAACGTCGGGGTATTCGCCCTGTTTGTGATGGTCGGAATCGCTCAAGCCTGCCAGCCAATCATCAGCTTTAATCATGGAGCCAACCAACCAAACCGCATCGAAGCGATTTTTCTCTTAGGTTTAAAAAGTGCAATTGGTAGCGGCTTGGTGTTTATGGGTATTGTGTATCTGTTTGCGCCTCAAATCGCCGCCCTTTATCTAGGTGCTTCAAGTGATTTGATTGGACTTTCCGCCACGGCATTAACGTTCTTCTTCTTTGCAGTACCACTGATGGGAGTCAACTTGGTGATCGCCAACCTGTTTCAAGCAACGGCGAAACCTAAGCAAGCAACACTGATATCTCTTGGTCGTGGCTTCGTCTTCGTCGCATTGGGTATCGTCATTTTACCTAAACTATTCCCAGAACAAGGTATTTGGGCAAGTATTCTGTTCGCCGAGACCCTAACCGCGATAGTCAGTCTCAGCATGTTACGCAGCTACAAGAAGCGCTTTACAGGCGCTTTAGAAAAGCAAGTGGCATAG
- a CDS encoding LysR family transcriptional regulator, translated as MKNTIDLNLYRFLDLLYEQQSQAKVCHILDISRATFNRHLSDCRDLFANELFIATKGVYTPTLFTTQLMLMVKEPLEKLEQAQQISQSFIGNDSNIEYVFHAANPLSTLFTVPLLQGLTNEESKPKISMMDWSLDGVEFPKAGTLAIGVSGYPNELNDRIVERKVGSLELFAYVADAHPLAPNETIDLTQLETYDTVRVSMGSLDGNSYYERLKKRTGLVLEQKLTVASVSSALECVQVSQYVYVGFDMDLASIPSGLSKRPVLFNGEAVTFDVGIQYHRACYQHPIVKRIEQILSESLENGR; from the coding sequence TTGAAAAACACAATCGACTTAAATCTATATCGATTTTTGGACCTGCTTTATGAGCAACAATCTCAGGCGAAGGTATGCCATATTCTGGATATCAGCCGCGCAACGTTTAATCGTCATCTTTCTGATTGTCGAGACTTGTTTGCTAATGAGTTATTCATTGCGACCAAAGGTGTTTATACGCCGACCTTGTTCACCACTCAATTGATGCTAATGGTGAAAGAACCGCTGGAAAAGCTAGAGCAAGCGCAGCAAATATCGCAGTCGTTTATCGGTAACGATTCGAACATCGAATATGTTTTTCACGCAGCTAACCCACTGAGCACACTGTTTACGGTTCCTCTGTTGCAGGGGCTTACTAATGAGGAATCTAAGCCCAAAATCTCAATGATGGACTGGTCTTTGGATGGCGTTGAATTCCCCAAAGCAGGGACCTTAGCGATTGGTGTGTCGGGTTATCCTAATGAACTCAACGACCGCATTGTTGAGCGCAAAGTGGGTTCGTTGGAATTGTTTGCTTATGTGGCAGATGCACATCCTTTAGCCCCAAATGAAACCATCGACCTCACACAACTAGAAACCTATGATACGGTTCGTGTGTCTATGGGGTCATTGGACGGTAATTCATATTACGAGCGTTTGAAAAAACGCACAGGCTTGGTATTGGAGCAGAAACTGACTGTTGCATCGGTATCCTCCGCATTGGAATGTGTTCAAGTCAGCCAGTATGTCTACGTTGGCTTTGATATGGATTTGGCTTCAATCCCAAGTGGACTGAGCAAACGACCTGTTTTATTCAACGGAGAAGCGGTGACTTTTGATGTAGGTATTCAGTATCACCGTGCTTGTTATCAGCATCCTATAGTGAAGCGTATTGAACAGATCTTAAGTGAGAGCCTAGAAAACGGTCGATGA
- a CDS encoding DUF1254 domain-containing protein: MIKSKLKAIALASSIFISHQVLATENYNTDIPLSIMTPDTVQTSIGELNFKDGAPTPETAQKLYDNLDTLRSTEVFLNAIPMASIEALRIGHTEIGSTSSNQVVVFDNLMDSNPLFLTGNTDTVYASVFLDLEKDGPTVIEVPEGMGPTTVNDAFFRFVTDLGIVGPDKGKGGKYLILPPGYKGEVPEGYFVSQSTSYTNWFIARGFLKDGKTDAAVKAYKEKLKIYPLAKKDDQPKMEFISGSGKPFNTIHANDEHFYKEIKTVLDKEPISFIDPELRGLMSSIGIQKNKPFAPDERMQKLMKDGVAIGNATARSLYFQPRDKKAYIYEDRLWKTAFIGNDYQWLVDKGEGGRNLDARSYFFYVATVNTPAMALKLIEKGSQYALIDQEKGGEYFDGGKHYKLNIPANVPAKNFWSVVAYDTQTRSELQTSQPLPSKNNQRDDFIENEDGSVDLYFGPTAPKGKEANWIETVPGKGWFTVLRLYGPQEAWYDQTWKPSDIEEVNL; the protein is encoded by the coding sequence ATGATTAAGTCGAAGCTGAAAGCAATAGCGTTAGCGAGCAGTATATTTATCTCACACCAAGTACTGGCGACTGAAAACTACAATACCGATATTCCACTAAGCATCATGACTCCAGATACGGTGCAAACGAGCATCGGTGAATTGAACTTTAAAGATGGTGCACCAACTCCTGAAACCGCCCAAAAGCTGTATGACAACCTAGACACGCTTCGTTCAACAGAAGTTTTCCTCAATGCAATTCCAATGGCTTCAATTGAAGCACTTCGTATTGGACATACTGAGATTGGTTCAACATCATCAAACCAAGTGGTGGTTTTCGATAACCTGATGGATTCGAATCCTCTGTTTTTAACGGGCAACACCGATACCGTTTATGCTTCGGTTTTCCTAGACCTTGAGAAAGATGGCCCAACCGTCATTGAAGTGCCTGAAGGTATGGGGCCGACAACTGTCAATGATGCATTCTTTCGCTTTGTAACCGACTTAGGCATTGTCGGACCTGACAAAGGTAAAGGGGGTAAGTACCTGATTCTACCTCCAGGCTATAAAGGTGAAGTGCCCGAAGGCTACTTCGTTTCGCAATCCACCAGCTACACCAACTGGTTCATCGCTCGCGGATTCCTGAAAGATGGTAAAACCGATGCTGCAGTGAAAGCATATAAAGAGAAGCTTAAGATCTACCCACTAGCGAAGAAAGATGATCAGCCGAAAATGGAGTTCATCTCCGGTAGTGGCAAACCGTTCAATACCATTCATGCGAACGACGAGCATTTCTACAAAGAGATCAAAACCGTATTGGATAAAGAGCCAATCTCGTTTATCGACCCAGAACTTCGCGGATTAATGTCGAGTATTGGTATTCAAAAAAACAAACCTTTTGCACCCGATGAGCGCATGCAAAAGCTAATGAAAGATGGTGTCGCAATCGGTAACGCAACAGCAAGATCACTGTACTTCCAACCAAGAGACAAGAAGGCTTACATTTATGAAGATCGCCTATGGAAGACAGCGTTTATCGGTAATGATTACCAATGGCTAGTGGATAAAGGTGAAGGCGGACGCAACCTAGATGCACGCTCTTATTTCTTCTATGTTGCAACGGTGAATACGCCAGCAATGGCCCTCAAGCTTATCGAAAAAGGCTCTCAATATGCGCTGATCGACCAAGAGAAAGGCGGTGAATACTTCGATGGTGGTAAGCACTATAAGTTGAATATTCCAGCGAATGTACCAGCAAAAAACTTCTGGTCAGTTGTGGCTTACGACACGCAAACACGTTCAGAGCTGCAAACCAGTCAACCGCTGCCAAGTAAGAATAACCAGCGTGATGATTTTATTGAAAATGAAGATGGCTCAGTGGATTTGTACTTTGGCCCTACCGCTCCAAAAGGAAAAGAAGCTAACTGGATAGAAACCGTTCCGGGCAAAGGTTGGTTTACCGTGCTAAGACTCTATGGCCCACAAGAAGCATGGTATGACCAAACATGGAAGCCAAGTGACATTGAAGAAGTTAACCTGTAA
- a CDS encoding DMT family transporter, whose protein sequence is MNSKSLTILLFVSVCLIWGTTWFAMEVALHSIPPIFATGLRFLLAAPLLAVLAKAFNQPLLFPKGKRQWLLIVALMYFAIPFTLMIYGEQYISSGLASIIFANMPVAVMLMSGLFLGLRLAKHQIFGLVTAVISLCLILGNEMQMGGDDYFIGTVCLGLAVAIHAVMYVLVQKHCKGIEVLTYNAVPSFIAAIFLFAVSAVGENVNVESFTWDSISAVVYLGFVASVGGIVAYFKLGQVSTPFQASICFLIFPVVALLISCYINGEVLSEQSLLMMIPLLCGILLTKAPKSIFKLRSTLKTASSN, encoded by the coding sequence ATGAATTCGAAGTCGCTAACTATCTTGCTTTTTGTCTCTGTTTGCTTAATTTGGGGAACCACTTGGTTCGCTATGGAAGTGGCATTGCATTCTATCCCACCAATTTTTGCTACTGGACTGCGCTTTTTACTTGCAGCCCCTCTGCTTGCAGTATTAGCAAAAGCCTTCAATCAACCTTTGCTGTTCCCTAAGGGCAAGCGTCAATGGCTGCTTATTGTGGCACTGATGTATTTTGCGATTCCGTTCACTTTGATGATCTATGGTGAGCAATACATCTCTTCTGGTTTGGCTTCGATCATCTTCGCTAACATGCCTGTTGCTGTGATGCTGATGTCAGGTTTATTCCTTGGTCTACGCTTAGCGAAGCATCAAATATTCGGCCTAGTTACTGCGGTTATAAGCCTGTGCTTAATTCTTGGTAACGAAATGCAAATGGGCGGTGATGACTACTTTATCGGTACGGTTTGCCTGGGTCTTGCGGTTGCGATTCACGCGGTAATGTACGTATTGGTTCAAAAGCACTGTAAAGGCATCGAGGTACTGACTTACAACGCTGTACCAAGTTTCATTGCTGCGATTTTCTTGTTTGCTGTATCGGCAGTTGGTGAGAACGTGAACGTAGAATCTTTCACTTGGGATTCTATCTCAGCGGTCGTGTACCTAGGTTTTGTAGCGAGTGTCGGAGGTATTGTGGCTTACTTCAAACTAGGTCAGGTTTCGACGCCGTTCCAAGCATCCATTTGTTTCCTTATCTTCCCAGTGGTTGCGCTGCTGATCTCTTGCTACATCAATGGTGAAGTTCTATCAGAACAGTCTCTGCTTATGATGATCCCTCTGCTTTGTGGCATCTTGCTAACTAAAGCACCAAAGAGCATCTTCAAGCTGCGTTCAACGCTTAAAACGGCAAGCAGTAACTAA
- a CDS encoding flagellar brake protein — MNAPLKKPLEHNQALQDPRNRTVSTINSTDALAMIEHGSELTLNVSTPVGTKFLATTKFIGTHSDNCIVVEVPEVSNEDLNFFFQEGFWMTARAYSLRGEGALIHFRSQIHHKIGEPFPILVLSTPSTMQVTQLRKETRYEVNLASRIIFNDQRADCEIRDLSKSGCRFVTSPTSRTIQIADRVSIEITPENYNGPLIPPLRGIVCNLQKSTHYARYGVEFDDIGRANAKHLLAKLKFDGTKLCLRNG; from the coding sequence ATGAACGCACCTCTGAAGAAGCCTTTGGAGCATAATCAGGCACTTCAAGACCCTCGTAATCGCACCGTTTCCACCATCAATAGCACTGATGCGCTGGCCATGATTGAGCACGGCAGTGAGCTAACATTAAATGTCTCGACTCCAGTTGGCACTAAGTTCCTTGCCACGACCAAATTTATTGGTACTCACAGTGATAACTGCATTGTGGTTGAGGTTCCCGAGGTATCCAATGAAGATCTTAACTTTTTCTTTCAAGAAGGTTTTTGGATGACCGCTCGCGCGTATTCTCTTCGAGGTGAAGGTGCACTTATCCACTTTAGAAGTCAAATTCACCATAAGATTGGTGAACCCTTCCCTATTCTTGTGCTTTCTACACCAAGCACAATGCAAGTGACACAGCTGCGTAAAGAAACACGCTATGAAGTGAACCTGGCTTCAAGAATCATCTTCAACGACCAACGAGCAGACTGTGAGATAAGAGATTTATCGAAAAGTGGTTGTCGTTTCGTCACCTCACCAACCTCTCGTACTATTCAGATTGCCGATCGCGTGTCTATTGAAATAACACCTGAAAACTACAATGGCCCGCTGATTCCGCCATTGAGAGGCATCGTCTGTAATCTGCAAAAATCGACACACTACGCTCGATACGGTGTGGAATTTGATGATATTGGCCGAGCTAACGCCAAACACTTATTAGCAAAATTGAAGTTCGATGGTACCAAGCTCTGCTTACGAAACGGGTAA
- a CDS encoding helix-turn-helix domain-containing protein, giving the protein MSNPIKHIRLVKGQPCRVTELTNSDDAFLEPHRHEYWELVWCVDNHGSQSIDFVDYDNKVGRIFTIAPGQVHRSELVGENARLLVFTPGFVKTNHRNTQLVDTVFAMHQSRPPYLDCSEEGNRYLLPIFNMLKEECAREESDWDLVESLMNSFLRYILRFASQSSLKGEVRDSRVNKVVDLIEQHYTTHKHCDFYAQALSITNKRINEIVKAEKGKTVTQLIHDRIILEANRELIFSTKTIKTIAFELGFEDPAYFSRFYRGQMKESPAQFRTRCADSAT; this is encoded by the coding sequence ATGAGTAATCCCATCAAACACATACGCCTTGTCAAAGGTCAACCTTGTCGCGTGACAGAACTGACTAACAGTGACGATGCGTTCTTAGAACCGCACAGGCATGAATACTGGGAGTTAGTATGGTGCGTGGATAACCATGGCAGTCAGAGCATTGATTTCGTTGACTACGACAACAAGGTCGGTCGTATTTTCACCATTGCTCCGGGCCAAGTACACCGATCGGAGCTAGTCGGAGAAAATGCTCGTTTACTGGTATTTACCCCTGGCTTTGTAAAAACCAATCACCGCAACACTCAGCTGGTCGACACAGTTTTTGCCATGCACCAAAGCCGTCCTCCCTATTTGGATTGCAGTGAGGAAGGCAATCGCTACCTGCTGCCTATTTTCAACATGCTGAAAGAAGAGTGCGCGCGAGAAGAGAGCGACTGGGACCTAGTAGAATCGCTCATGAATAGCTTCTTGCGTTACATATTACGCTTTGCCAGCCAATCCTCATTGAAAGGCGAAGTACGCGACAGTCGAGTAAACAAGGTGGTTGATTTGATTGAGCAGCACTACACCACCCATAAACATTGCGATTTTTATGCGCAAGCTCTGTCGATAACCAACAAACGTATCAACGAAATCGTAAAGGCTGAGAAAGGTAAAACCGTCACTCAATTGATCCACGATCGGATCATTTTAGAAGCGAATCGCGAGCTGATCTTCTCAACCAAGACCATCAAGACCATCGCTTTTGAACTCGGCTTCGAAGACCCGGCCTATTTCAGCCGTTTTTATCGCGGACAAATGAAAGAGTCACCAGCACAGTTTCGAACTCGATGTGCAGATAGTGCAACATAA